One Anastrepha obliqua isolate idAnaObli1 chromosome 6, idAnaObli1_1.0, whole genome shotgun sequence DNA window includes the following coding sequences:
- the LOC129250153 gene encoding uncharacterized protein LOC129250153 — MIHDAEQPTSSLLIRGAVEEISRRGTPFILEADANAHHHFWGSSDTKAHDDSVFFEDLDVEDVEVDSYSEDRDSNLENAFLLSTWAVSNNIPQNSVDDLLRTLKLICVEGLPLSARSLLGTSRQKVNIKLIPGGEFLYIGIQFYLWGAEFNVLENCEVVNIDIGIDGLKLFKSSNRCLWPILGYVVGSKLGPFTIACFSGMSKPGSVNDFLRDFCEEVSFLRKNGVKVGSNLVCKPFNIRLFSCDAPARAFVTGVKSHTAKNSCSKCTIEGVYTQKRVSFPKQVGNLRSDSSFKNRIDLSYHSLEFKQAESLLESFNFGMVSQFPLEPMHLVDLGVTKKLLQLLIKKGNVTKINEKLLLLNRFVPSEFSRLSRDLDQISNWKSTEFRQFLLYTGIFVLKNCINEDLYYHFLLLYAGIRFLSCEKSFNVESNVANELLKEFVDLFGNIDGDHLISYNVHGLLHLSDCVREFGPLDNFSTYKFEN, encoded by the exons ATGATACACGACGCGGAGCAACCAACTTCATCACTACTCATAAGAGGAGCAGTTGAGGAAATATCAAGACGTGGTACCCCATTCATACTGGAAGCAGATGCTAATGCACATCATCATTTCTGGGGCAGTTCAGACACAAAAGCACACG ATGACAGTgtgttttttgaagatttagaTGTAGAAGATGTTGAGGTAGATAGTTATTCAGAGGATAGGGATAGTAATTTAGAAAATGCGTTCCTTCTGTCAACCTGGGCGGTTAGTAATAATATTCCTCAGAATAGCGTAGACGATTTGCTTAGGACTCTAAAACTTATCTGTGTAGAAGGTTTGCCACTGTCAGCTAGGTCTCTTTTAGGTACAAGTAggcaaaaagttaatattaaattaattccaGGAGGTGAGTTTTTATATATaggtattcagttttatttatgGGGTGCAGAATTTAATGTATTGGAAAATTGTGAGGTAGTAAATATTGATATTGGGATAGATGGGTTAAAGTTATTTAAGAGTAGTAATAGGTGTCTTTGGCCGATTTTAGGATATGTCGTAGGTTCTAAGTTAGGCCCATTTACGATAGCGTGTTTTTCAGGGATGAGTAAGCCAGGTAGCGTTAATGATTTTTTGAGGGACTTTTGTGAGGAAGTAAGTTTTTTGAGGAAGAATGGGGTTAAGGTAGGTAGCAATCTAGTATGTAAGCCATTTAATATAAGATTATTTAGTTGTGACGCCCCCGCTCGTGCATTTGTTACAGGAGTTAAGTCGCATACGGCAAAGAACTCCTGTTCCAAATGCACGATCGAGGGCGTCTATACACAAAAAAGGGTAAGCTTCCCGAAGCAAGTTGGAAATTTAAGATCAGATAGTTCAtttaaaaatagaatagatTTAAGTTATCATAGTTTAGAATTTAAGCAAGCAGAAAGTTTGCTAGAATCTTTTAACTTTGGCATGGTTTCACAATTTCCTCTTGAACCCATGCATTTAGTAGATTTGggtgtaacaaaaaagttgctccaGTTACTTATCAAGAAAGGCAACGTTACGAAAATAAATGAGAAGCTTTTGCTTCTTAACAGGTTCGTACCGTCTGAGTTTAGCCGGCTTAGCCGAGACCTTGACCAGATAAGTAATTGGAAGTCAACGGAATTCcggcagtttttattatataccgggatatttgttttgaaaaactgcATTAATGAAgatttatattatcattttctTTTACTATACGCCGGAATTCGATTTCTCTCTTGTGAGAAATCTTTTAACGTAGAATCGAATGTCGCCAATGAATTGTTAAAGGAATTTGTTGATTTGTTCGGAAATATTGATGGCGATCATCTAATAAGTTATAATGTTCACGGGTTGTTACACCTTTCGGATTGTGTTAGAGAATTTGGTCCTTTAGACAATTTTTCCACGTATAAATTTGAgaactaa